From the Garra rufa chromosome 23, GarRuf1.0, whole genome shotgun sequence genome, the window CTGTTGTAAGAGAAACCAGCTTGTGTTTACCAAACAAAACTATTACATAATAGCTGAAAGTCATGAACAATGTTCCACCATGCGTAACTTACCAAACTGCTGCTGTTAGTAATGATTGTTTCCATGATGCTCACAATCTGAGCTTGGGGGTTCACCAAGGCTCCGTACTTGGTCCATTTTACTTCAAGATGGTAAGAAAGTGGTATGCTGCAAGCCTGTGTACCCTTGATAAACCGAGTCAAGAAAGACATTCGTTGGGAGAATAAACAGTGGTTAacaaatcagctttgcatcatcaTGCTGACCGCCAGCCAAGTTTACATGTCAACATTTCCTTAGACACTTCTCTTTCacttcagcatcatttctccactCCACACGAAGAGAAAATGATAATAAGTAGGGTGTTTACCGATGCTATGGTTTGGTTCTGTATTGGCACCCAGTCCAGGGGATTCTGAGGCAAGGAATTCCCAAATGAGGCTATATGGTCTGGAAAGCTCTGGCCTTTTAGTGTCCACAAAATGACTTCAGATACCAGAGAACAATTAGCGCCATCAGACAGCCTACAGGAAGGAAAGACACAAGTGCATATAAAATAGTAATGTGATGAATATTGCATACTTGCAGATTGTTAGACAAGTCTAATTCATGAACACATGAATCATTATAACAACAGCCTCTTACTTCAGAGTGCAGCCTGATACCATGTCAATCCCAAACAGGACAGGGGAGCGCAGAGATGAGCCAGACAAGCAATCCTGAGTTTCGCCTGAGTTTTGGAGGATAGTGAGTGATCCTTTTGGGTCAGCGGACTGAACTATCCCAGTAAAACAGGGGTTAAGGACTGTGTTTGGATAGATAACAGGCaaggcatttatttattaaagaggacatcggatgcaaaattcacttttcttagccgtgtgtggacacaaccaccctgctATGCTTAAAAAACACGTTACtactttttttaatccccaaaacaCCTAAACACTCTTAATTATCAAGCTGTTTGGATTTTCTGAGGagtatgatgtcatattgttCAAGCCCCACCCacctgtattagcatatttccgccctcAGACAGTTGCCATTTTCTCCACGCTCTAATATCTGTAGTGACCACAATGTCTTGTGAGCAATGCAGGCGTTTTGTATTTGGATGagaaagtgaacataagagtctttattttctcctgacatcagaACCACtaaggacgcagtggattagttttgtttttgatggtaatgtgCCAGCGAATACACAAAAACCAGAAGAGAGGGCCGGAgtcagcagtagctcattatcatttaaagattATCAAACAGGgtgcataatttaaaaaaaaatgtttacgaTGACATTAATTACTGATTGCtgacattattaacatgttgccaCACAACATACACGCAACATATGGGGTATTTTTTAATATATGAAAATGAAATATGAAAAATTGTTTGTAATTCCACCaatatacatattattattattatatttaataaattaacatGGACATATTTACTCACTTActtaatgtacactaccagtcaaaggttttgaacaggaagatttttaatgctttttaaagaagtctcttctgctcaccaagccttcatttatttgatccaaagtacagcaaaaacagtacaattttaaaatatttttactatttaaaataactgctttctatttgagtatattttaaaatgcaatttattcctgggatttcaaagctggattttagcatcattactccagtcacatgatccatcaaaaagcattttaacatttattactattttgaaaacagctgagtataattttttccaggtttctttaatgaatagaaaaacatctgaattagaaatcttttgtaacattataaatgtctttactatgacttttgatcaatttaaagcatccttgctaaataaaagtatggtaataaatttcttaaaattgctttattacaattatactgactccaagcttttgaatggtttagtgtatataatgttacaaaagctttttatttcagataaatgctgatctttggatcaaaGAAGAGCTATTCATCCTAAAAAAGTTAATATTGATaactataataaatataatattattaaaaaatgtttcttgaacagcaaatcagaatattagaatgatttctgaagggtcatgtgacactaaagaatggagtaatgatgctgaaaatgtagatttgatcataggaattaattacattttaaaatatattcatatagaaagcagttattttaaatagtaaaaatatttcacaattgtactttggatcaaataaatgcaggcttagtgagcagaaaagacttcctacaatccaaaaacttttgactggtagtgtataatgatTAATAGAGTGACATTTTGACATCAgcatttagttttaaaaatactgaaaacacTGCGGTGATAACATTTTCTGGTATATATGGCAAAATGAAGATTTTCATTGATGTTTGTTAGTTATCCTGAACTTAGTTTAGgaaaatatgtctaaacagctAAGGAAAAAAAATGTGTTGTATACATCAGGGAATAAATGATTGATGTTCAGTGCTAATGAAAAATTAATAACATAGTCGTTCCATCACAAAAGAGACATCTGTCCAAAGACTTTATAATAAAGGatattctgctgttcttgtcCCAGCCATAAGGGGGCGTCCCAGCACATAGCCAGGATTGCCACTAAATTGCAACACTGGTGTGCTAGAGATGTCCTGTCAAAGGATGCACACAAAACTATTACTTCCTTTCTGGTgttaaaagtaaaatattttatcatttacATGTAATCATTCACTAAAATAATGCATTTCAAATAACTGAAACTATTTCAAGAAAATATGAATAAGAAATAATTAAATACCTGCAAGAATGTAATCTGAAACTCTTGCTGAATAGGCACTGAGATGCTTTTAATGGCTCCCAGCAAAACTGATGCCATCACATTCAGGATTTCCCCAGCTTCATTGTACCTGAAAGTGTATTTCACCTGACAGAACAGATATGATTTGGTTAAACACTTCATGATTCCTGATACTCTTCAGATTTCTGAAAAACCAGtatactacactaccagtcaaaagttttgtaatgttttttttttttaaagaagttgcttctgctcaccaagcctgcatttatttgatccaaagtacagaaaatagatttactatttaaaataactgttttctatttgaatatattttaaaatgtaatttatttctgtgacttcacagctggatttttagcatcattactccagtcacatgatcagaaatcattttaatattctgatttgctgctaaaaaacatttaatattattattattatgttgaaaacagctgattagaatttttaaggtttctttaatgaatagaaagttcagaagaacagtatttatctgaaatagaaatcttttgtaacattataaatgtctttgtcgtCACTTTTGATGaacttaaagcatccttgctaaataaaagtattaatttctattatttctttccataaaaaaaaaatgcttgcttTTGGTATAGTAAaaattgttacaaaagctttttatttcagataaatgctggtctttgcaTCTGAAATGTACTCaacggttttaaatattgataattataacaataataaatgctcttaaacagcaaatcagcatatcagaatgatttctaaagaatcatgtgacactgaagactggagtaatgatgctgaaaatgtagctttgatcacagaaataaattacattttaaaatttattcaaatagaaatcagttattttaaatagtaaaaatattttacaacattactgcttttgctgtattttggatcaaataaatgcagacttggtgagactttttaaaaaaactgttcaaaaacttttgactggtagtgtatacagtaCATTAAGTGCACACCTGCTGTACAACATTATTGCAAACGTCACCAGACTCCAGGAGCACAGGAATATAGGACGCAAGGTCAGCTGGATCCACAGGCGTCTGTGTGCCCTCTAAAGACTGCAGAGTAATAGCTGCCATCTCCACACCAATGACCTCGGGTAACAAAAAGAAAGCATGTCAAATTATTATGCATAGTCTTCGATGCAAATAGTACATcgcaattttaacattttattaaaaaagctGGCTTACTTTAGCTTCCTGGTTCTTTCCCTAGAGAACAAACAAGGGTTGTTAAATAACAAAGTAACAATAAAACCCCTTTCAGACATTGGTTTGAAGACTGAGATTCGTTGAGGAACTCACAGAACGGATGTTGAAATTAATATAAGTCTCCAAGCGCAGAGCTTCTAGTGTTTCACAATCTCGCGCCAAATCAAAGCTCCTCACACATCTGCTTGTCTGCTCTTTCAGAAAACCTGTAAAACAACAAAGCAATCTATGTTTAGCAATGGACTAGAACATCTAGTCTGGTGCAAGTGACTCATCACTGCAGCTATATGAACAAACCTCTTATCCTACATTTACCACACTGCTACTGATATTAATGTTGCCTCAAACCACAAAGCTTGTTGTTGCTATTAAAATGTTTGAATAATTCAACCAGCATTGTGGCTGCAACTGTTTAGATATGCAGCACTAACATTTTCTTCTGAATAAATGGTTTTGTTCTACCTGCAGGGTTTGCGTCTAAGCAGTGAGCTGTTCCTGCGGAGGCGGGAAAGGTGAAGAACTCCTGCTCTCCAGCTTCATTCACTGTTTGAATGACATCTCCATACtgaggacaaaacacagacagaaACTTTTCTTTCTACTGTATCATCATTTGACCTCTAAAGTATCAACTTGATCAAAGGTTTACCTGATTATCCATTTTTTAATCACGTTACTACAGAGCTTTGATCATAAAACGAACCATTTAAACATCATACTACTAAGAAATATTATTGGTAGAGATATCGTTCCATCTCATTTATTTACAAGCTATTATAATTTCATCTCACTTTTTTTAGCATGTCAACATTAGCAACAGCAGGAAattgcatatttgtgaccctggaccacaaaagcagtcttaataAATaattgctgaataaataagcttcccattgaagtatggtttgttatgatagtaCAATATTCGGTcgagatacgactatttgaaaatatggaatctgatatgaaataaaaaataaaaaaaattgagaaaaatgcctttaaagatgtccaaatgaagttcttagcaatgcatgttactaatcaaaaattgagttttgatatattacgaaatatctttatggaatatgatctttacttaacatcctaatgatttttggcattaaaaaaaatctataattttgacctatacaatgtatttttggctattgctacaaacaggGTTCTGTACtgcattaattttaattttatattttgtactgttaaagaaaaaaaaaaatctgaaaatcgctccaaaatcctgatctgaaacaaatgatttgcgaacccgcactgatgtcctgatctgaattaaatgattcgcaatccgtgcTTCGAAGttcaaatctaaatcaaatgatttgaaatCCATGCTCTGAAATCGCGatctgaatttgatttagatGGGGACTTTAAATCGtgtatcgtaaatcatttgatttgaaccaTTTAATTTGCtgaaagattcacaaacctgttctgatctgaatcaaatgattcacgaaatgcgctccaaagtcccgacctgaatcaaatgatttgcgatatgtgaagtttcaatctaaatcaaatgattcgtgatccatgctctgaagtcccaatctgaatttgatttagattgggtctTCGAATTGCGTATTGTAAATCGTTTGATTTGAACCATTTAATTTactaaaagattcacaaacctgttctgatctgaatcaaatgattcacgaaatgcgctccaaagtcccgatttgaatcaaatgatttgcaataagtgaagttccaatctaaatcagatgattcgtgatccatgctctgaagtcccaatctgaatttgatttagatcgagacTTCGAATCGCATATCGTGAATCACTTGATTTGAACCATTTAATTTactaaaagattc encodes:
- the tctn1 gene encoding tectonic-1; translated protein: MALLCCFIILTYLETTLCIEDTNSTGNVNITLRDTNDTSADRDESLHLTDLGVSETPDYLPDPTAWIPESVTPFPDQTESSESSIPDTSPESPRAATEQPLPLSGVLPDPVTEVSQLCPCNLQNGACDINCCCDPDCTEELALFTDCTVKRVSNDPRLCNQESSVYSLSSTQEGLSSVQSTVQQDVNPDVFCIQSANYEEGLSFGTPEVPTEENFDSLFGRFLGFFFGRSSVTSARQSPDVGNSPGYQYGDVIQTVNEAGEQEFFTFPASAGTAHCLDANPAGFLKEQTSRCVRSFDLARDCETLEALRLETYINFNIRSGKNQEAKVIGVEMAAITLQSLEGTQTPVDPADLASYIPVLLESGDVCNNVVQQVKYTFRYNEAGEILNVMASVLLGAIKSISVPIQQEFQITFLQDISSTPVLQFSGNPGYVLGRPLMAGTRTADGIVQSADPKGSLTILQNSGETQDCLSGSSLRSPVLFGIDMVSGCTLKLSDGANCSLVSEVILWTLKGQSFPDHIASFGNSLPQNPLDWVPIQNQTIASGTQACSIPLSYHLEVKWTKYGALVNPQAQIVSIMETIITNSSSLALLTSADGLLSVTSSVSFVDVSASASPGFKVPPTIDAKLPFDFFFPFV